The Malus domestica chromosome 13, GDT2T_hap1 genome includes a window with the following:
- the LOC139190996 gene encoding uncharacterized protein codes for MEKRLDAKFDMLLQRIPGSQVAVQQPLQAVCSICNMIAHDFMSCPHKDVSPDFTAEQVNAFNNFQRPRYDPYSNFYNPGWRDHPNLRSDKEQHTRPQFQQQMGQIALQVSGRAPGTFPSQTEPNPKGGADCKAVRVLRSGKSFDNRDENCDQNSRVASQPKTDSGNVEKSTNSKDSEQSLNSSENGANIVTDRVYEPPMPYPERLKPKVKDQQLADFMKTLSKVQINLPLIDAIKNILSYVKFLKDVYTKKKKLVDFEKRLGQGEIKPTSVILQLADRSVAYPRGIIEDLIIKVDNLYLPADFVILDMDEDMQTPIILGCPFMATARTLIDVEAGTLTLRVQDKSVVFSLFEATKRPGDVHDCMRIDVLDSLFHAEIMPRLTYDPLLNVLHGFEKKNTEDEEVFEYVLALESVSFQPPHWRHVFESLGEPKKLLQPSKVQPPKLELKVLPEHLKYAYLGADSSLPVIIAADLSSTEEDKLLRILRSHQDAIGWTIADIKGISPTICMHKILMEDGVKPAIDAQHRLNPIMKEVVRNEVMKLLDAGMIYPISDSKWISPTQVVPKRSGITVVRNDNNELVPTRLTTGWRMCVDYRKINAGYNQIPVAPEDQEKTTFTCPFGTFAYRRMPFGLCNASATFQRCMMSIFTGLVEHIVENLSLVLERCIKTNLVLNWEKCHFMVKQGIVLGHLISNRGIEVDKAKIDAIEKLPPPTIVKSVRSFLGHAGFYRRFIKDFSKISRPLCNLLAKDAPFVFDEACLEAFKNLKTLLTTAPIIAAPNWSLPFELMCDASDYAVGAVLGQRKDRLPQVIYYASRTLNDAQLNYATIENELLAIVFALEKFRSYLVGAKVIVYTDHAALKYLLSKKEAKPRLIRWILLLQEFDLEIKNKKGSENVVADHLSRLIIPTASEEDSLPLRESFPDEQLFAVQFRTPWFADIVNYLVKGVVHPELTLQQKKKFLSDVKDYFWDEPYLFKYCPDQIIRRCIPEAEQESVLKFAHHFACGGYFG; via the exons atggagaaaaggcttgacgcaaaatttgacatgttattaCAGAGAATACCAGGTTCACAGGTTGCTGTACAGCAGCCCTTACAAGCTGTCTGCAGCATTTGCAACATGATAGCTCACGATTTTATGAGCTGCCCACATAAAGATGTTTCTCCAGATTTTACAGCAGAGCAAGttaatgcatttaacaatttccAGCGCCCCCGATATGATCCGTATTCTAATTTCTACAacccaggttggagagatcatcctaatCTAAGGTCGGACAAGGAACAGCACACTAGGCCTCAATTCCAACAGCAG atggggcagattgctttgCAGGTTTCTGGAAGGGCACCGGGTACATTTCCCAGtcaaaccgaaccaaatccTAAGGGAGGTGCCGATTGCAAGGCAGTTAGAGTTCTACGTTCCGGCAAAAGTTTTGATAACAGGGATGAAAATTGCGATCAAAATTCGCGGGTGGCTTCGCAGCCAAAAACAGATTCGGGGAATGTTGAAAAATCTACCAATTCGAAAGATTCTGAACAGTCCTTGAACAGTTCCGAAAATGGTGCAAATATTGTTACGGATCGCGTGTATGAGCCACCTATGCCTTATCCCGAAAGATTGAAGCCTAAAGTTAAAGATCAACAATTGGCAGATTTTATGAAGACTTTGTCTAAGGTTCAGATTAATCTGCCGTTAATTGATGCCATCAAGAACATTCTGTCTTATGTTAAGTTTTTGAAAGATGTTtacacaaagaaaaagaagcttgttgattttgagaaa agactaggacaaggagaaatcaaGCCTACATCAGTTATTCTACAACTAGCGGACCGTTCAGTTGCTTATCCAAGGGGTATTATTGAAGACCTAATTATTAAAGTGGATAATCTCTATCTTCCtgcagattttgtgattttggatatggatgaagatATGCAAACACCGATTATTTTGGGATGTCCCTTCATGGCAACAGCTAGAACGTTAATTGATGTAGAGGCTGGAACACTTACACTTAGAGTGCAAGATAAATCTGTTGTGTTCAGTTTGTTTGAAGCTACTAAAAGGCCAGGTGATGTGCATGATTGTATGCGTATTGATGTGCTTGACAGCTTATTTCATGCTGAAATTATGCCACGTTTGACATATGATCCATTGTTAAATGTGTtgcatgggtttgagaagaaaAATACAGAAGATGAAGAGGTTTTTGAGTATGTGTTGGCTTTGGAAAGTGTTTCATTTCAACCCCCACATTGGAGGCATGTTTTTGAGAGTTTGGGGGAACCCAAAAAGCTGTTGCAGCCTTCTAAGGTACAGCCACCTAAACTGGAGTTAAAGGTGCTTCCAGAACACTTGAAATATGCTTATTTGGGTGCAGATTCTTCGCTGCCAGTTATTATAGCTGCTGATTTATCATCAACAGAAGAAGATAAATTGTTGCGCATTTTAAGGAGTCATCAAGATGCAATTGGCTGGACTATAGCTGACATTAAAGGGATCAGCCCTACAATTTGTATGcacaaaattttgatggaaGATGGAGTAAAGCCTGCCATTGACGCTCAACATCGTTTGAATCCAATTATGAAAGAAGTTGTTCGTAATGAAGTTATGAAACTTTTAGATGCTGGGATGATTTATCCCATTTCAGATAGTAAGTGGATTAGTCCAACTCAAGTAGTGCCAAAGCGTTCTGGTATTACAGTTGTGAGGAATGATAATAATGAACTTGTACCTACTCGTTTGACTACTGGGTGGCGTATGTGTGTTGATTATAGAAAGATCAATGCAG GGTATAACCAGATTCCAGTTGCCCctgaggatcaagaaaagacaaccTTTACTTGTCCTTTTGGGACTTTTGCATATAGAAGAATGCCttttggtttgtgcaatgcgTCTGCCACATTTCAGcgttgcatgatgagcatatttaccGGGTTAGTTGAACATAtagttgag AATTTATCTCTAGTTCTTGAAAGGTGCATTAAGACCAACctggttttaaattgggaaaagtgtcatttcatggttaagcaGGGAATTGTCCTAGGCCACTTGATTTCTAACAGGGGTATTGAAGTTGATAAGGCTAAAATTGATGCAATTGAAAAGTTGCCACCCCCAACAATTGTTAAGAGTGTTcgatcttttcttggtcatgccgGGTTTTATAGACggttcatcaaagatttctccAAGATTAGCCGACCATTGTGTAATTTATTGGCTAAGGATGCACCTTTTGTTTTTGATGAGGCTTGTTTGGAGGCCTTCAAGAACTTAAAGACACTCCTCACTACAGCACCCATTATTGCAGCGCCTAATTGGAGCCTACcttttgaattgatgtgtgacGCATCAGATTATGCAGTGGGAGCAGTTCTTGGACAGCGGAAAGATAGACTTCCCcaagttatttattatgctagtcGAACCCTCAATGATGCACAACTCAACTATGCTACCATAGAGAATGAATTGTTGGCAATTGTTTTTGCATTGGAAAAATTTCGTTCGTATTTAGTTGGGGCTAAAGTGATTGTTTATACagatcatgcagctttgaaataTTTGTTGTCTAAAAAAGAGGCTAAGCCTCGATTGATACGTTGGATTCTTTTATTGCAAGAGTTTGACTTagaaatcaaaaataaaaaaggtagtgaaaatgtggtggctgaccatttATCTAGATTAATTATTCCCACAGCTTCAGAAGAGGATTCCCTACCACTGAGGGAAAGTTTTCCAGATGAACAATTATTTGCAGTCCAATTCCGTACACCATGGTTCGCtgatattgttaattatttggttAAAGGTGTAGTGCATCCAGAATTAACATTGCAGCAGAAAAAGAAGTTTTTATCTGATGTCAAGGATTATTTCTGGGATGAACCATACCTATTTAAGTATTGCCCAGACCAGATTATTCGCAGGTGTATTCCTGAAGCCGAAcaggaaagtgttttaaagtttgctCATCATTTTGCTTGCGGGGGATATTTTGGATAG
- the LOC114820451 gene encoding uncharacterized protein codes for MELEHKAYWAIKELNFSYDSAGEQRKLQLNELDEIRQAAYESSRIYKERTKAFLDSQILRKEFQPGQKVMLFSSRLKLFLGKLQSRWTGPYLVTKVFSHGAVEITNEAQGNAFKVNGHRLKPYVESPFDTAYESLTLKEPVATVENKAHPMLESCTQQQV; via the exons ATGGAGCTTGAGCATAAGGCTTATTGGGCAATTAAAGAGTTAAATTTTTCGTATGACTCAGCTGgggaacaacgtaaattgcaGCTCAATGAGCTGGACGAAATTCGTCAGGCTGCTTATGAAAGTTCTCGCATCTACAAGGAAAGAACTAAAGCGTTTCTTGATAGTCAAATTTTACGGAAAGAATTTCAGCCAGGGCAAAAGGTTATGCTATTCAGTTCAAGGCTAAAGTTGTTTCTAGGGAAATTGCAATCTCGTTGGACTGGGCCATATCTAGTTACAAAAGTATTTTCTCATGGGGCAGTTGAAATAACTAATGAGGCCCAAGGCAACGCATTCAAGGTGAACGGTCATAGGCTGAAACCATACGTGGAGTCACCTTTTGATACTGCATACGAGTCTTTGACTCTGAAGGAACCA GTTGCGACCGTGGAAAATAAAGCGCATCCTATGCTGGAATCCTGCACCCAGCAGCAAGTCTAA